In Gigantopelta aegis isolate Gae_Host chromosome 6, Gae_host_genome, whole genome shotgun sequence, the following are encoded in one genomic region:
- the LOC121374783 gene encoding RNA-binding protein 25-like, which translates to EREKKKKEGEGRGRDKRKEKERRERERKREREREEREREEREERDRQTDRYIYCIYIERERETERDRERERERERGRGERESESQRERESQRVERE; encoded by the exons gagagagagaaaaagaaaaaggagggagaggggagagggagggataAGAGAAAGGagaaagagagg agagagagagagagaaagagagagagagagagagaggagagagagagagaggagagagaggagagagacagacagacagacagatatatatactgtatatatatagagagagaaagagagacagagagagacaga gagagagagagagagagagagagagggagaggagagagagagtcagagagtcagagagagcgagagagtcAGAgagtcgagagagag